In Salmo salar chromosome ssa15, Ssal_v3.1, whole genome shotgun sequence, one genomic interval encodes:
- the LOC106570835 gene encoding perforin-1 — MSSSSLLWCLLVVCVLTVVQIYAAEEPKVLKVFNLRASDLNSGLFQTPDAYVKVFSGAGYGGKTEVKTDNHDPWWKEDFNFFNVRENDPMRLEVYDSDVLFDDLLGTCERAIKNGTWQHSCSIKRGGTLYYSYTLEPLQ, encoded by the exons atgtcctcctcctctcttctgtggTGCCtgctggtggtgtgtgttctgactgTGGTTCAGATCTATGCAGCAGAGGAACCTAAGGTCCTCAAGGTGTTCAACCTCAGAGCCAGTGACCTGAACAGCGGCTTGTTCCAGACCCCTGATGCCTACGTCAAG GTGTTCAGTGGCGCCGGCTACGGTGGAAAGACAGAGGTAAAGACCGACAACCATGACCCCTGGTGGAAGGAGGACTTCAACTTCTTCAACGTCCGTGAGAACGACCCCATGAGGCTGGAGGTGTACGACTCCGACGTGCTCTTCGACGACCTGCTGGGGACCTGTGAGCGCGCCATCAAGAACGGAACTTGGCAACATAGCTGCTCCATCAAGAGGGGAGGGACGCTGTATTACTCCTACACCCTAGAGCCCCTACAGTAG